Below is a window of Macadamia integrifolia cultivar HAES 741 chromosome 8, SCU_Mint_v3, whole genome shotgun sequence DNA.
ctttaattttgttttgcaTGGTTGCTTATTAAGGGACCCAGCATTGACATTATTTAAGAGCATCCATGTTTACAAAATTGTCTAGTTACAACTTACATGCCATTATCTTGAAGTTTAATTTCTTCTAAAGGTTATTTACTTCTAAAACATGATGGCAAGTTTTCATGCATTTTAATCTATcatttagtttttgttttttttggttttttattttttttttggttttggggggggggggggggtgggggggtgggggagtttGTATGTATGTTGAAAAACAACTTATAGGTAATGGTAGAAGCCTGTTGAATGTGCACATATTTTGAAGAGCTCCTGCAGCTTCAGCGGGTAGATTGCAATACGAAAGGCTTTTAatttctgattattttgatttgCTGAATGCAGGTGAATCAGATTGGGACTGTCACCGAAGCCATCGAAGCTGTAAAGCTGGCCAAAGATGCTAACTGGGGAATAGTGGTATCCCATAGATCTGGGGAGACTGAAGATTCGTTCATAGCTGATTTAGCTGTTGGGCTGGCCACTGGTCAGATCAAGGCTGGTGCACCTTGCCGTGGTGAGCGGCTTGCAAAGTACAACCAGGTATATTTCCTTCTTGCCGTCTTTTATTTGCGAACTGCCATTGGAGTTAGTTATTTTTTTGGTCTTGGTCATGGTCTCATGGGTAAACTTTCCTACACAGCCCATTTAGAGAGCACTCTGTGAACAGTCCCTAAAGATCTGCCATGTAGCAGTTAGGGACACTACTGATggccctttttttattatttcttatttaCAGTTACTTCGAATTGAAgaagagcttggagaccaaGCAGATTATGCAGGAGAGCGTTGGAGGCTGCCTTAAGTGTTCTCTTTCTTGCTTTATCCCTGGTTCGCTCTCTGCTGGTCCTGTTCCTCGTCATCAATGTGAGGCTTCAAACAAGTTTCTGGAGCACCCAATCGTTCAGCATTGCAGGTGGTGGCAATTGTAAGTCAACATTTTCTGGATTATAGAAGTTCCTGAAATgcttgaaagtttttttttccccttatggAGCAATTGTTCTTTGAAATAACAGCGAAAGTGCCCTCtgtcaattttattgaaaaagttGATTCAAGTTCAGACAATTCGGGATGTGAATAGGTTGAGTGATTTAGATTTATTCACATGATGTTTTCACATTTCACTGTAGCTTCTTCTAAATGGTACACTTCTTTGTAATGTAAACACTTCACAGCCTGCAGTGGGCAAAGTACATGGGTGGGTTAGTGTGATATGGGCCCCACCTATTTGAGTGGTaaaattttaactcaaaatatATAAGTGGCTCGAAGTTTTAATCAACAGTTTTTGAGATTGTGTGAGCCTTATGTGCCTTAGAGCCCAACTACCTTCcggaaaaatatgattttttgttgCACCTATTTTACAAGGTTCTCTCAATGCGCAAGAACCAATGGGGATTGTTCACAAATAGGGCAATGTATTtgattaaatttcaatttaaaatttgacatgtggctatATATAAGGTTGTACCACTGGTACAATGTTCTATTGAGAGGTCATTAAAATCTCAATGACTGAAACcaattacccatgtgacttaaTGGTGGTCCCATTTAGATAAGCATATTCGAATGGGACCACATTAATGGAATTTTGTTTGGTAATTAATAATGatagacatatatatatatatatatatacacgacaacaataataaaataataattattattaaggAGAGGGTTTGTTGAAAGACAACATGTCCCCTACACCAACACGGGCCATAGGAGCAATTGAGGAAGTAACATGGGAAGGATTCCTACCTTTCGTGAAAGGATGAGGTGGTCATTCTGCCCCATTGTATCTGGGTGCAAGGGTTACATATCctattagggttttgttttcctTATTATTATAAGAGCTAGGGAATGTATGGTCGTTGCGCCAACGTATGGACCAACCAGGAAGGATACACATGAATCTGGCGAGGGGAGAGGCTGGTCTTTTTCACCACCCTCTTGTTTTTGGGCATAGGGGTGGAGTTCGGAATCTAGATCAGCTCCCCACGTGAGGACAGATCTATACCCTTCATGGATCCACACTCCATGGAGGGTCCATCACTGCCCCATATGGGGAGTGGATTCAAACCCTAGGGTTGTGAGGTAGCATTTTGTTcctcattattattatcataaCAACTCCCTCTGTTTTGGAGCATTCAGCAATCAGAAAGCAGAGACACTCTCGAAGGAGTTCACCAAGCTAGGTGATTAGGGATTATTGTCATCAGTGTTTAGTCTAACTGTGAGCAAGTGACGTCAGAGTTTGATCAGGATCAAGTGAACTGGCCACAGAGTCTATTTACCTTTCTGATATTTAGATTAGAATTTTGAATCTTCTGATATGATGAAATAAGGATGGAGTTTTCCTGAGGTCATGATGAACAGGCATTAGTTCACCGTGGCCCATCTGTATAGCGTACAATAACAGGAGAAAtatatggggagagagagatcacaTCAGGACTGTGTAAACTTTGTCCAAAAAACAATGTCGCATTTCCACACCTCTCTCCATCACATGGAAGATGGAACCCACGACTCCACGCCTCTCCATCACTGTCGCGTACAAGATATTCCGTATTCCATCGTTTTCGGCTCACGCATCGTCTTTTCCGTCATGGCACTCTTTTTGTCAAGTAAAAAACCTGAATTATTGGACGCGTTAAAGGGAGATAATCTCATTTCCACTAACGGTATTACGGGAGAAGAATGGATCTTCTGCATGTCGGCACCTACGGCTATATGTTGTTAAGTATCAACTACCAATACGTATTCATATGTCAGCCACCCAATAGTGGGGCCCACTGCATGTTTACCGTTAGGTTTATTGGGCACAGCCAGCTCCCAAGTTGCTTGAGAATTGGAGGGCCTACGAGATTTCATGCGTCCCACAAACAAATTTCCGTCCTTCATCCACTTACTTGAACCtcctaccaaaagaaaaaaaaaaaaaatccacttacTTGAACCTTGGGTGAGGTCTAtcgaaaaaggaaaaagatagaTTAAAGGTGAAATAGAGTcggattttttaaaatcatagCTTAAACTTGCCCCACGGGTTGAGATGCCCAATTCAATCCTTGCTCGGGCTTAGGGGGGGTTTGGAGTGGATTTCAGAGAGCTTGCGTTCGACAGGCCAAATTTGCACTGGTAGGTGAAATACATTTATACCAATTTTTGAGATGTCCTTGCCTCCCTGGAGGGCATTGGCGAGTCGGAATTAAGAATGGGATTGGATTGGTTGATTCTAGATAGGAATGGGCCAAGGTTGATCTTGCTCCTCCCCGATCCATCTCAGGCCAATAACTCTACATGGTATTTAGGGCTGTTCTTACCAGAAATGTAGAGTTGTTCGTCTCTTCAAGattaaaaatcctaaatgccTAGACACAGGAGTCTATGAAATTACCATCTTACCTCCAAAGAAATCAAGAATCTCATCCATATTAATACTTCAACACGCACTCTCATTTGACCCCCCACACTCTTGCGATAACCACACAACAAGGTAGTGATCTCTTACTCATACTTGTAATATGCCGATCCTGTTTTTTATATTCCACCAGCCATATACTTCAATGCTCTAGTAAAAGGCCAATCCTGCAAAAATTATAGAGGTATTTAATCATTCTACTTGATTTTCTCCATGATCACAAAAAGGGAGGACTCACAAAAGAATTTTAATGTGTTGTCTTTTACCTTAACACATGCGCACGAGTAAAGGAAACGAAAAGGTAGGATCTAAACAACTTGGTTGAGGTTTTATTGGGAGTTAATGGCTTGATTTAGTTAATCCAAGAAAAATTTATCGAAGTTCTAAATGAAGTAACCTAAACATCAAGTCTTATtaacttttccttctttttctcccacTTGAGTGGAGTATAATAGGGTCGGTCATCCATGACCTATCAATGACTCAACGTATCATGTCAGGTAATACCTTTCTCTCACTAATTAACAATAGCCCCCCTAATTAATATTTCATTAAATGGTTCTTCTTATTTTATCCCTTCAAATCATGGATTAGTTGAGTTTTACCAAATAATTGATTAATTAATAAGATGGTTACATGCCCTTGTGCTACTCAGATTTATCTTCCATAAGTCATTGAGGTGATTTTGACACAAATATTAGGCATTTAGTTTGTGGACTTCATCTAAGATATCATTATTAATTATCAACTTGGACTCTTGGACCAGTTCAACGTTCAGCCACCCAACGAAGCTTCTATGGTTGACGTTAATATCTGCCACATGGTAGATAAAGTGGGGTCAACTGGTCCTACCTCCCTTAACTATCCCTTAAGTTTTAGGTCAATTGAAGTTGTCTATGTAGTGGGAATGTAGGATAGAACTTTAAAGACTCATTGATTAACTCAAATGGATAGAGGTTATTAGGCCGATCGAGTTTGATAGTTAAAGAGGTTCAATCATCTTTTGTGATAGAGAATATTTAAATGGCATCTTTATAGGTGTATAAGAAAATCACTTTAATTTaccccctaaaagaaaaaagataagaaaattcCTTCCTTAACGCTCATATTATGGGATAATCTTTCATCACTGATGGTCAACTGTTAAAATTTTCGAACCTAATTGAATCCAAATTAGTCgaactttaaaaattagaatttgaagAAGCAATGATTTTAACAAATCTGtgatttttttaagttttattatTCAAAAGACTTTTACACCTTACCACAAGAGGTAAGTTTCATTAGAATAAATTTACTCTACTCACTTGGAATGATTTTACTACTAAAAGTATCAAAAATATCCTTAGAATGGTGATTTATATCCTTTTTGTGTTCTTAAACTACCATACCAACAAACCCTTTCTCTAAATATGATATATCTTTTCTGAAAAAACATTTCCTGTGAGGAATAGTAGGGGTTGCATTCAAACACATTAGATGGCGAGATGACTGCCACCCCCCCTCTTATAGAATGCGATAATGACCTCTTGCTTAATGCTTCTGTGTGTTCTCCCATTGACTCTTGTATACGCATAAGAACTACGCTCCCCTACAAGAATCACTTCCccatattttattaaaaaggtATGGATCATGAAATTCACGATCCCTTCCAATCTCCCACCAGACATGATTATCTCTGAAAATATCATGCATCAACAACCTCCACAAAAATgaaaacctttttcttttttacaaaaCTCTAAGTTTCCATATAGCGCATGATTCATGTTTTGGCAGTTTTTAAATGCCCAACCCCTCCAGCTCCAAGTGTTTTCAATatagaaagaatttttttaatccaatatTTCTCTTTTGGTTGATTCCTCCCtaacaaaagaaatatttttgcATCTTCTCAACGACCATAGTAGTGGGAAGCATCTTCATCAAAGATGTTAGTATATCCATGTCAAAGTTTAACAACAACTATTAAACAAATGAAAATACCTGATTcgttcatttttatattttttttattgaataatTTTTTCTATCTAAATCGTATGTTTATTATATGGATCTAAGCTATACGTTTTTACTTAGAATTGGAAAGTTTAGTAATATCTACAATACTGGTATATATACATAATTATACACACGATATATGTGAAGAAGGGTGCACTAGTGTCCTCTTTCTCACTTTTGTACACATGATGCAAGCAACCTAAGagggtagtgcagttggtgagcaacatacttggtacgagccgtaaattTGGACttgtttttagtaaaaaaaaaaaaaaaatacccaaacaaaaataatatattacttctttttaattatttgattgatattagaatatatatatatatatatttttttttttttttcgggttaAAATTTGATAGTGGAAATTCTCAGGTATTCTATATAATAAATGGTAGAAAATCACAATAGCAGATCTAAACCAAAAagctctcttttattttttgggggtgaaATACACCCCTCCCCATCCTTTATACGCTCCTCCATATACCCCGCCGGGATAAGCgtgtctttcttttttattattatttttcaaaatgttaATCTGTCCTGAAGGCAATTAAACGTTACATAATGTGGGTCCCACTAAATGGTGAGTTGGTAGGTACGACCCTTCCACCTCTCACCTCCCTTAACGTGGCAAGCCACTTGGAAGAAACGAAGAGGGGAGGTACATTCCCATAATCGCCAAAaacgaggagagagagagacgagaaaaaaaatttgaaacgcaagaaatgaaaatcaaagttgacgcctgagagagaaagaagaaagagagagaggaccgTTCTTTCCGTTTTCACATTTGCCTCAGAAGGCTTTGGTTACTTACGGTTAAAACCAGACACGACGCCGGAGAAAAATACTAGGGGGGAAAGAAAATAGGTTTTTAGTAATAAACCAAAGTtccctcctctcctctcctccacCTCGTTTACTTTCTTCCCTTCAATGGTTCCaagctctcttctcttcttctccctttgatAAGCTTGGTCGTTACCTTCTGAGAAAACCATAAATTTCAACTCTTTTCagacaatcaaaatctctcatGAAACTCTCTTAGATCCATGGGAGATTATCTTTCCTCTCTTGATTACCTCATTCTCTCTCTGGGATCACAAATGCTCCATTCTACATCCCCTTTCCACTCTACATCTTAACCCTAGCGGTGCTGCCCCCAACAGATCCATGTTTTGCAGATAGAAAGCTTTACCAAGTCTGTCCTGCGGCAAGCTCTCGTCTTCAGATttgaaagggaaaaccctagaGAATTTTGACCCCATTCTACGATGAAGAGCTCGAGCCGTTTTTTCACGATTGGGCTTGTGACGGCATGGTACTCGTCCAACATCGGGGTTTTGTTGCTCAACAAGTATCTCCTTAGCAactatggtttcaagtatccgATCTTCCTCACCATGTGTCACATGACAGCATGTTCCCTGCTCAGCTACGTCGCCATTGCTTGGATGAAGATGGTCCCAATGCAAACCATCCGATCCCGTGTTCAGTTCATGAAGATCGCTGCTCTGAGCCTCGTTTTTTGTGCTTCCGTTGTTAGCGGTAATGTCTCGCTTCGATTCCTTCCGGTGTCATTCAACCAGGCAGTTGGTGCCACTACCCCATTCTTTACCGCCTTGTTCGCCTATATCATGacggtgaagagggaatcttgGCTGACTTACGTTACCCTCATTCCTGTCGTTACAGGGGTCATCATTGCTAGCGGGGTGAGTCCTTATACATccaatttccccttttttttcttctccattgcttttgattttaattttatgtatTCAACTTCCTTTTGCCTGTACTTCTTGGTTTTCTTTGAATGGAGAGTTGAATCTCTACTTTAGTAATTTATCTGCTTTAGGTTGGTCTGTACAAATTCAGCTTacccgcccaaaaaaaaaaaatttttttttttttgggcgggggaatgggattggtattAACACATGGCAGTTTTCTTTGGTTTGAATGTGCAAATCCTGTTTCTAATTGTTGATTTTATGGATATTCTAGTCCTGCTATTGAGTGGAACATGGATACCCTTTTAAATTCAACCTATTCCCTTAATTGGGTTTGGAACATATctatgattatgatgatgatgatgttgcgTTTGTTTGTAGTTGTATTATTCCCCAGTACATGCAACAATTATGTGGCCAATGATACTGGCACTGCCTCTCTGCTGATTTTGGATGGGTCAATGGTTTTGTAATCCTGTCCTTACCTGTGGATCACCACAAGAGGGCAAGGTTGACAAGCTAATAATTATTGTCTGAACTTGTTGTAGCCCGAGGGttatttttatctcttttgTAAAGCTTTTCTTATGTTGTGGTTGCAGGGTGAACCAAGTTTCCATCTATTTGGTTTTATAATGTGTGTTGGTGCTACTGCTGCAAGGGCACTCAAGTCAGTACTTCAAGGGATTTTGCTGTCCTCCGAAGGGTAAGGAATGCTAATGGTATAAGCTCTCTGTCTGGATTCTAGGGCATTAGATCTTTGGTCTACATCCAAAGTTGTTATGAAGCTGTAAATATATGCTGAAAGTTTTTAATCAATGTTTCCAGAGAGAAGTTGAATTCCATGAACCTCCTGTTGTACATGGCTCCAATTGCTGTTGTGTTCCTACTTCCTGCGGCACTTATAATGGAGGAAAATGTTGTTGGGATCACGCTAGCACTTGCAAGAGATGATAGCAAGATCCTTTGGTATCTCCTCTTCAATTCTGCACTTGCATATTTTGTGAATTTGACCAACTTCTTGGTCACCAAACACACCAGTGCTTTAACTCTTCAGGTATGTCCCTCTGGTCAATTACATGctcatttctatgaaaaaatatttctcaTAAGATTACAAAAATATACTTCTGATttgtatttttgtcttttatgaACATCCAATGTCAGTATTGCTGAATTTCCCTTGACAGGCATATCTCCTTCTTACATTTCCTTTTTATCAGTGCTGTCAAGTTCTCAGTTGTGCTTCATTTTTTGAACCATAAGAAATGG
It encodes the following:
- the LOC122085956 gene encoding probable sugar phosphate/phosphate translocator At3g11320, which encodes MKSSSRFFTIGLVTAWYSSNIGVLLLNKYLLSNYGFKYPIFLTMCHMTACSLLSYVAIAWMKMVPMQTIRSRVQFMKIAALSLVFCASVVSGNVSLRFLPVSFNQAVGATTPFFTALFAYIMTVKRESWLTYVTLIPVVTGVIIASGGEPSFHLFGFIMCVGATAARALKSVLQGILLSSEGEKLNSMNLLLYMAPIAVVFLLPAALIMEENVVGITLALARDDSKILWYLLFNSALAYFVNLTNFLVTKHTSALTLQVLGNAKGAVAVVVSILIFRNPVSVTGMLGYSLTVMGVILYSEVKKRSK